The following are encoded together in the Acidobacteriota bacterium genome:
- a CDS encoding VWA domain-containing protein, producing MPVGAVGHLTLAFAIWLPTVQAGWPQPTPASDQVAPYGEATHRGVALTPLLGPWIRNEELSEDPVQKTASMFPGSNHAARLLRRLAQDTADRFDTFLIRVKDGSIVILDGRGALRWYPLDVGKYHRHPKKIEGRILDLDESPEIETSDSEWRRVETLRRDGDQLVRVAEFRGRTTAGVKFRTVYERPERAFGSNPADIREPELLARPVALRIVPPLGRYGELLSGRLALQTLVIDPQIATVDFFIDGQLVGQVRKRPFATHLKLAHPPREQRLEVRAWGPMGEFIASDTIVLNRLQRPFSARITKIRPEQSGKNAPIRVEATVSLPRDAVLERIDFYRSDELVSTLDDFAGEAALHTTGTANIGALIADIDANDFVRVNARLADGREREDAELLQGADYQSEIDVQLIQIQVLVTDRRGNPVSGLAPGDFEVRENGQPRPVERVHTARDVPLVLGLAIDSSDSVLPIWRELHAIAANFLEAILAPEDRAFIVDFDDVVRLLQPLSQEKELLSRALGRLTPWGGTAVNDGLLFSLLQYGREPGRRALVVITDGLDIHSRTRPGQSADYAQRLGLPIYFIELAQSKETYAVHDPFAWGKRRVEREASGRLRRISRRTGGHVFPVRLLDDDAPWAERIEQAFDQIEEDLRHQQVLTYYSDRPPGTRIEPEIRVPRRRLTLRSAVPLPGID from the coding sequence ATGCCGGTAGGTGCAGTGGGCCACCTCACGCTGGCGTTCGCGATCTGGTTGCCGACCGTGCAGGCCGGGTGGCCACAGCCCACACCGGCCAGCGACCAGGTCGCCCCCTACGGCGAGGCGACTCACCGTGGCGTTGCTCTAACCCCCTTGCTGGGCCCCTGGATACGGAACGAGGAGCTCAGCGAAGATCCGGTTCAAAAGACGGCAAGCATGTTCCCGGGGAGCAACCACGCCGCACGGCTCCTGCGAAGGTTGGCCCAGGACACCGCCGATCGATTCGACACGTTCCTGATCCGGGTCAAGGACGGGTCGATCGTGATCCTCGATGGCCGGGGCGCCCTCCGTTGGTATCCGCTCGACGTCGGGAAGTACCACCGTCATCCCAAGAAGATCGAGGGCCGCATCCTCGACCTCGACGAGTCGCCCGAGATCGAAACCTCGGACTCAGAGTGGCGGCGGGTCGAGACGCTTCGCCGCGACGGCGACCAACTGGTGCGAGTGGCCGAGTTCCGTGGCCGCACGACAGCAGGCGTGAAGTTCCGCACCGTGTACGAGCGTCCGGAACGCGCCTTCGGATCGAATCCTGCCGACATCCGCGAGCCGGAGCTCCTCGCTAGGCCGGTGGCCTTGCGGATCGTGCCGCCCCTGGGCCGATACGGCGAACTGCTGAGCGGCAGGCTCGCACTCCAGACTCTCGTCATCGATCCGCAGATCGCAACGGTTGACTTCTTCATCGACGGACAGCTTGTCGGGCAGGTGAGGAAGCGACCCTTTGCGACGCATCTCAAACTGGCACATCCGCCCCGCGAGCAGAGACTTGAAGTCCGAGCCTGGGGGCCCATGGGCGAGTTCATCGCAAGCGACACGATCGTCCTGAACCGGCTCCAGAGGCCGTTCAGCGCCCGAATCACGAAGATTCGCCCTGAGCAGTCCGGCAAGAACGCCCCAATCCGGGTCGAGGCGACCGTCTCGCTGCCGCGCGACGCGGTGTTGGAGCGGATCGACTTCTACCGCAGTGACGAGCTCGTCTCCACACTGGATGACTTTGCTGGAGAGGCAGCGCTCCACACTACCGGTACCGCCAATATCGGAGCGCTGATCGCTGACATTGACGCCAACGATTTCGTCCGCGTCAACGCACGCCTGGCCGACGGCCGCGAACGGGAGGACGCGGAACTCCTCCAGGGTGCCGACTACCAGAGCGAGATCGACGTTCAACTGATTCAGATCCAGGTCCTGGTGACGGATCGCCGGGGCAATCCGGTCAGCGGCCTGGCGCCCGGCGACTTCGAGGTCCGCGAGAACGGCCAACCGCGCCCTGTGGAGAGAGTGCACACTGCCCGCGACGTCCCGCTGGTGCTGGGTCTGGCAATCGATTCATCAGACAGTGTGCTGCCGATCTGGCGAGAGCTGCACGCCATTGCCGCGAACTTCCTCGAGGCCATCCTGGCGCCGGAAGACCGGGCATTCATCGTGGACTTCGACGACGTGGTGAGGCTCCTTCAGCCACTCAGTCAAGAGAAAGAACTTCTGTCCCGCGCTCTGGGTCGACTGACCCCGTGGGGCGGCACAGCCGTGAATGACGGACTGCTGTTCTCGCTCCTGCAGTACGGTCGCGAACCCGGCCGCCGCGCGCTCGTCGTGATCACGGACGGCCTCGACATCCACAGCCGCACGCGACCCGGACAGTCCGCCGACTATGCGCAGCGCCTGGGGCTCCCGATCTACTTCATCGAGCTGGCCCAATCCAAAGAGACGTACGCCGTTCACGACCCCTTCGCCTGGGGGAAAAGGAGGGTGGAGCGAGAGGCGAGCGGACGGCTCAGGCGGATCAGCCGGCGGACCGGCGGGCATGTCTTTCCCGTCCGACTCCTCGACGATGATGCGCCCTGGGCCGAGCGGATCGAACAGGCG